In the Ensifer adhaerens genome, one interval contains:
- a CDS encoding ABC transporter permease, with translation MRKFTFNGVIGGGLIGLLVFVAAVGLFWTPYDPMALGFTSRLAAPGAAHWLGTDEFGRDVASRLMVGARASVWIGFLTVTFAVVFGTFIGIVSGYARGWVDGVIMAINNALLAFPGILLALGLLAVFGANQYGIIFALGIAYTPSMARVVRGAVLSLREREFIEASRVMGNGEIYTMLRHILPNCVAPITVLATSMFGWAILSESALSFLGLGVPPPAPTWGNMLAAGRPFIEQAVWLGFFPGLCIALTLLGINLLGDALRDKLDPRMRGLK, from the coding sequence ATGAGAAAGTTCACTTTCAACGGCGTCATCGGTGGCGGCCTGATCGGCTTGCTCGTCTTCGTCGCAGCTGTCGGCCTGTTCTGGACGCCCTATGATCCGATGGCCCTCGGCTTCACGTCGCGCCTTGCAGCACCCGGTGCGGCGCACTGGCTCGGAACCGACGAGTTCGGCCGCGATGTCGCGAGCCGGCTCATGGTCGGCGCGCGCGCCAGCGTCTGGATCGGCTTCCTGACCGTCACCTTCGCGGTCGTCTTCGGTACGTTCATCGGCATCGTCAGCGGCTATGCGCGTGGCTGGGTCGATGGCGTGATCATGGCGATCAACAACGCCCTTTTGGCGTTCCCCGGCATCCTGCTTGCGCTCGGTCTGCTCGCCGTCTTCGGCGCCAACCAGTATGGCATCATCTTCGCGCTCGGCATCGCCTACACGCCGTCGATGGCGCGCGTGGTGCGCGGCGCCGTGTTGTCGCTGCGGGAGCGCGAGTTCATCGAGGCGTCGCGGGTCATGGGCAATGGCGAGATCTATACGATGCTGCGCCACATTCTGCCGAACTGCGTGGCGCCGATCACGGTGCTTGCGACCTCGATGTTCGGCTGGGCGATCCTCTCGGAAAGTGCGCTTTCCTTCCTCGGGCTCGGGGTGCCGCCACCGGCGCCCACCTGGGGCAACATGCTCGCTGCCGGCCGCCCGTTCATCGAACAGGCCGTCTGGCTTGGCTTCTTCCCTGGTCTCTGCATCGCTCTCACCCTGCTCGGCATCAACCTCCTCGGTGATGCTCTGCGCGACAAGCTCGACCCCCGCATGCGAGGCCTGAAATGA
- a CDS encoding ABC transporter permease, with the protein MIKFILNRVVMAIPTIIIVSVAVFTLVRLIPGDPAALMLGDMAEPQQIAALRTELGLDRSIPEQFVIWAGNILSGDFGTSIVTGEPVLHLVVSRFFVSAEIVVIAVFLASLIAVPAGVIAAWRQNSLTDLALVGTATVLLSIPTFWLGLLLLLAFGLKLGWLPVLGYVPISENWKAGLLYLVLPVMTLVIHEMGVIIRMARASTLEVLRLDYITHARAKGLSESAVLWRHAFKNAFGPTWTMIGLILGNLLGGIAVIETVFTIPGLGRLMVDGIFQRDYPVIQGCLLLVAFSYVVVNLVVDLLYPLFDPRVVAE; encoded by the coding sequence ATGATCAAGTTCATTCTCAATCGCGTCGTGATGGCGATACCGACGATCATTATCGTCTCGGTTGCCGTCTTCACGCTTGTCCGCCTCATTCCCGGTGATCCCGCAGCGCTGATGCTCGGCGATATGGCCGAACCGCAGCAGATTGCCGCGTTGCGCACGGAGCTCGGTCTTGATCGCAGCATCCCGGAGCAATTCGTCATCTGGGCGGGCAACATCCTCTCCGGGGATTTCGGCACCTCGATCGTCACCGGCGAGCCGGTGCTGCATCTGGTCGTCAGCCGTTTCTTCGTCAGCGCCGAGATCGTCGTCATCGCCGTGTTCCTGGCGAGCCTCATCGCGGTGCCGGCCGGCGTGATTGCCGCCTGGCGACAGAATAGCCTGACCGATCTCGCGCTCGTCGGCACGGCCACCGTGCTTTTGTCGATCCCGACCTTCTGGCTCGGTCTCCTCCTGCTGCTCGCCTTCGGCCTGAAGCTTGGCTGGCTGCCGGTGCTCGGCTACGTGCCGATCTCGGAGAATTGGAAGGCCGGTCTTCTCTATCTGGTGCTGCCGGTCATGACACTCGTCATCCACGAGATGGGCGTGATCATCCGCATGGCGCGTGCCTCAACGCTCGAAGTGCTGCGGCTCGACTACATCACCCATGCCCGTGCCAAAGGTCTCTCGGAGAGTGCTGTTCTCTGGCGCCACGCCTTCAAGAATGCCTTCGGCCCGACCTGGACGATGATCGGCCTGATCCTCGGCAATCTGCTCGGTGGCATCGCCGTCATCGAGACGGTCTTCACCATCCCCGGGCTTGGCCGACTGATGGTCGACGGCATTTTCCAGCGCGACTATCCGGTCATCCAGGGCTGCCTGCTGCTCGTCGCCTTCTCCTATGTCGTCGTCAACCTCGTGGTCGACCTTCTCTATCCTCTCTTCGATCCGCGGGTGGTGGCAGAATGA
- a CDS encoding LysR family transcriptional regulator — protein MNFRQLEVLRTLLATGSTIAAAKTMGLSQSGVSRLLQQLEEDLSLTLFARDKGRLIPTPEAMKLAEDAEHILLGIDRFTNLAQDLRSGAVGPEVVRIGLPNSMSETFAPAMLADYAKDFPGVRIETFFDTTVAIARLVEQRVIDFGFLRYEGQLSAGIEMQPVATGVSVCVMEKGHALAALDTITPKELRGVPLILIGRRRPTRVMLDEIFRKAGVPQKVKIETHSNSSACAYAAYGLGVAIISSFFANLHRHLPIEIRPFSPHLTQDFGVATAAGVPLSLAAQAMIDRLKRQVAAVHEL, from the coding sequence GTGAATTTTCGACAATTGGAAGTGCTGCGCACGCTCCTGGCGACCGGGTCGACGATCGCCGCCGCCAAGACCATGGGGCTCAGCCAGTCCGGTGTCAGCCGGCTGCTGCAACAGCTCGAGGAAGACCTCTCGCTGACGCTCTTCGCGCGCGACAAGGGCCGGCTGATCCCGACGCCTGAGGCGATGAAACTCGCCGAGGATGCCGAGCACATTCTGCTCGGGATCGACCGTTTCACCAACCTGGCGCAGGACCTGCGCAGTGGCGCCGTGGGCCCAGAGGTCGTGCGCATCGGCCTGCCGAACAGCATGTCCGAAACCTTCGCGCCGGCGATGCTGGCCGACTATGCCAAGGATTTTCCGGGCGTGCGCATCGAGACCTTCTTCGACACGACGGTCGCGATCGCCCGCCTCGTCGAGCAACGCGTCATCGACTTCGGTTTCCTGCGCTATGAGGGGCAATTGAGCGCCGGCATCGAAATGCAGCCGGTCGCGACGGGCGTTAGCGTTTGTGTGATGGAGAAGGGGCATGCGCTCGCAGCGCTCGATACGATCACGCCCAAGGAACTGCGTGGCGTCCCTCTGATTCTGATCGGCCGCCGCCGGCCGACGCGTGTCATGCTCGACGAGATCTTCCGCAAGGCCGGCGTGCCGCAAAAGGTCAAGATCGAGACCCACAGCAACAGTTCCGCCTGCGCCTACGCCGCCTATGGTCTTGGGGTCGCCATTATCAGCAGCTTCTTTGCCAATCTGCACCGCCATCTGCCGATCGAGATTCGGCCATTCTCGCCGCACCTGACTCAGGATTTTGGTGTTGCGACTGCGGCCGGCGTTCCCTTGTCGCTTGCCGCCCAGGCGATGATCGACCGCCTGAAGCGCCAGGTCGCTGCCGTTCACGAGCTGTGA
- a CDS encoding SfnB family sulfur acquisition oxidoreductase: MGTISRLSEKTRAPAHRIESEEEALSIARELAAEFAKSANERDTDRILPFDELDALAQSGLLAITVPPEYDGIDVSNAVLAEITAILSEADSSIGQIPQNHFYILEALRTDGTEEQKAFFFGRALAGDRFGNALSERGTKTVGDYATRLTPDGPGFRLNGRKYYSTGVLFAEWIVVFALDPNEKLTMSFLPRGVEGLQIIDDWDGFGQRTTGSGTTVLQNVYVAADAVVRHHRGFERPTTIGSVGQIIHAGIDLGIARAAFAETLDFVRNHARPWMDSGVERAADDPLTIARIGQLAIRLEAATATVERAGKKVDVAQINGTEESVVEATLAVAAAKVLTTEIALEASNTLFELSGTASTKIDLNLDRHWRNARTHTLHDPVRWKHHVVGNYHLNGVKPPKNGAL; encoded by the coding sequence ATGGGAACGATCTCGCGGCTATCCGAGAAAACACGAGCCCCGGCGCACCGGATCGAAAGCGAGGAAGAAGCGCTGTCGATCGCCCGCGAACTGGCGGCCGAGTTCGCAAAGAGCGCCAACGAACGGGATACCGATCGCATCCTGCCCTTCGACGAGCTCGATGCACTGGCGCAATCCGGCCTGCTCGCGATCACCGTGCCGCCGGAATACGACGGCATAGACGTCTCCAATGCGGTGTTGGCGGAAATCACCGCCATCCTCTCGGAAGCTGATTCCTCGATCGGTCAGATCCCGCAGAACCATTTCTACATTCTGGAGGCGCTGCGCACCGACGGCACCGAAGAACAGAAGGCCTTCTTCTTTGGCCGTGCGCTAGCCGGCGACCGTTTCGGCAACGCCCTTTCCGAACGCGGCACGAAGACCGTCGGCGACTATGCGACGCGGCTGACGCCCGATGGGCCCGGCTTCCGGCTGAACGGGCGCAAATATTATTCGACCGGCGTGCTGTTCGCCGAATGGATCGTGGTCTTCGCCCTCGATCCGAACGAGAAGCTGACCATGTCCTTCTTGCCGCGCGGCGTCGAAGGACTACAGATCATCGATGACTGGGACGGCTTCGGCCAGCGCACGACCGGCAGCGGCACAACCGTGCTGCAAAACGTCTATGTCGCCGCCGATGCCGTTGTGCGCCACCATCGCGGCTTCGAGCGCCCGACGACGATCGGCTCCGTCGGCCAGATCATCCACGCCGGCATCGACCTCGGCATCGCCAGGGCAGCCTTTGCCGAAACGCTTGATTTCGTGCGCAACCATGCGCGCCCCTGGATGGACAGTGGCGTCGAGCGTGCTGCCGACGATCCCCTGACGATCGCCCGCATCGGCCAGCTTGCCATCCGCCTGGAAGCAGCAACGGCAACCGTCGAGCGCGCCGGCAAGAAGGTCGACGTCGCCCAGATCAACGGCACCGAGGAAAGCGTCGTCGAGGCAACGCTTGCCGTCGCCGCGGCGAAGGTTCTGACGACCGAAATCGCGCTCGAAGCGAGCAACACACTGTTCGAACTCTCAGGAACCGCATCGACGAAGATCGACCTCAATCTCGACCGGCATTGGCGCAACGCCCGCACCCACACGCTGCACGACCCGGTGCGCTGGAAACATCACGTCGTCGGCAACTACCACCTGAACGGCGTCAAGCCGCCGAAGAACGGCGCGCTTTGA
- a CDS encoding LLM class flavin-dependent oxidoreductase: MSREIRLNAFDMSCVGHQSPGLWTHPRDQSSRYKDLDYWVNLAKTLERGKFDGLFIADVLGVYDVLNGNADAALRHSAQVPVNDPLQLVPTMAYETAHLGFGLTASLSFEHPYTFARRISTLDHLTKGRIGWNIVTSYLNSGALNVGQAQQARHDDRYDLAEEYLEVCYKLWEGSWEDSAVVRDRATGIFTHPDKVHPVNHRGRHFTVPGIHLSEPSPQRTPVLYQAGSSSRGKDFAGAHAECIFVAAPSKAVLKRYVANVRDAALRAGRNPREILAFNLQTVILGETDAEAKKKFDEYRSHVSYEGALALISGWTGIDFGQFAPDEPLRHRYTNAVQSAVETFTTIDPDRIWTVREMAEWVGIGGFGPVFVGSPSTVADLLQEWVEDTDVDGFNLAYAVTPETFEDAVDLLVPELQKRGVYKTDYREGTLREKLFRVGPRLAAPHPGAGYRDLAGTRAAIAASA; this comes from the coding sequence ATGAGTCGCGAAATCCGGCTGAATGCCTTTGACATGAGTTGCGTCGGCCATCAGTCGCCGGGGCTCTGGACCCACCCTCGCGATCAGTCCTCGCGCTACAAGGATCTCGATTACTGGGTGAACCTGGCAAAGACGCTCGAGCGCGGCAAGTTCGACGGGCTATTCATCGCCGACGTGCTTGGGGTCTACGACGTGCTGAACGGCAACGCAGACGCAGCTCTTCGCCATTCGGCCCAGGTCCCGGTCAACGATCCATTACAGCTCGTGCCGACGATGGCCTACGAAACCGCCCATCTCGGCTTCGGCCTGACGGCTTCGCTTTCCTTCGAGCATCCCTACACCTTCGCCCGCCGCATCTCGACACTCGACCATCTGACCAAGGGGCGGATCGGCTGGAACATCGTCACCTCCTACCTTAACAGCGGCGCCCTCAATGTCGGCCAGGCGCAGCAGGCGCGCCATGACGACCGGTATGATCTGGCCGAGGAATATCTGGAGGTTTGCTACAAGCTCTGGGAAGGGAGCTGGGAAGACAGTGCTGTCGTGCGCGACCGGGCAACCGGCATCTTCACGCATCCCGACAAGGTGCACCCGGTCAATCACCGCGGCCGCCATTTCACCGTTCCCGGCATCCACCTCAGCGAACCGTCGCCGCAACGCACGCCGGTGCTCTACCAGGCGGGCTCCTCAAGCCGGGGCAAGGACTTCGCCGGGGCACATGCCGAATGCATCTTCGTCGCCGCACCCTCGAAGGCGGTGCTCAAGCGCTACGTCGCCAACGTCCGGGACGCGGCTCTGCGCGCCGGCCGCAACCCGCGCGAAATCCTCGCCTTCAATCTGCAGACGGTGATCCTCGGGGAAACCGATGCCGAGGCGAAGAAGAAGTTCGACGAATACCGCAGCCACGTCTCCTACGAGGGCGCGCTGGCGCTGATCTCCGGCTGGACGGGCATCGACTTCGGCCAGTTCGCCCCGGACGAGCCTCTGCGTCACCGCTACACAAACGCGGTGCAATCGGCCGTCGAAACCTTCACGACCATCGATCCGGACCGGATCTGGACCGTTCGCGAGATGGCCGAGTGGGTGGGCATCGGCGGCTTCGGACCGGTCTTTGTCGGCTCGCCCTCCACCGTCGCAGACCTGCTGCAGGAGTGGGTCGAGGACACGGATGTCGATGGTTTCAACCTCGCCTATGCGGTAACGCCCGAGACCTTCGAAGACGCCGTCGATCTGCTGGTGCCGGAGTTGCAGAAGCGCGGCGTCTACAAGACCGACTATCGCGAGGGCACCCTCAGGGAAAAGCTCTTCCGCGTCGGGCCAAGGCTCGCAGCGCCGCATCCGGGTGCGGGCTACCGGGACCTTGCCGGAACAAGAGCCGCAATCGCGGCATCGGCGTAG
- a CDS encoding HlyD family secretion protein: MNQHTPVAIIASPSPTAEAMPSLRSPEELPAIPPAVAPAENMPGKRRLRGLLFASVAVAALAATADFGWGYWTTGRFQVSTDDAYVKADSTTIAPKVSGHIAEVLVADNERVKAGQILARIDDRDFKVSLERAMAEVEAAEANIANKLSALVAQQSAIDAAKATVEADKADQTFAEQDDKRYSELARQGFGTIQNAQQAASRITAARAAVTRDTAALANETKQLDVIKAEVAQAKAALDSAKATRSQARLNLSYTALSAPIDGVIGNRTLRVGQYVQAGTQLMAVVPTEAAYIVANYKETQLTDVHPGQAVTIEVDTFPGQVFEGHVDSISPASGQEFALLPPDNATGNFTKVVQRIPVKIVLDHGGPRSVTLRPGMSVYPTIDIKQTATEVASTTPGTY; the protein is encoded by the coding sequence ATGAACCAGCACACGCCAGTCGCGATCATCGCAAGCCCGTCGCCCACCGCGGAGGCAATGCCGTCCCTCCGGTCGCCGGAGGAGCTGCCGGCGATCCCGCCTGCCGTAGCGCCAGCCGAGAACATGCCCGGGAAGCGGCGGTTGCGTGGCCTGCTCTTCGCCTCCGTGGCCGTCGCCGCGCTCGCCGCCACCGCCGATTTCGGGTGGGGGTACTGGACGACAGGCCGCTTCCAGGTGTCGACCGACGACGCCTATGTGAAGGCTGACAGCACGACGATAGCGCCCAAGGTCTCCGGCCACATCGCCGAAGTCCTCGTGGCCGACAACGAACGGGTAAAGGCAGGGCAGATCCTCGCCCGTATCGACGATCGCGACTTCAAGGTGAGCCTCGAACGGGCCATGGCCGAGGTCGAGGCAGCAGAAGCCAACATCGCCAACAAGCTGTCGGCCCTGGTGGCTCAGCAATCCGCCATCGATGCCGCCAAGGCGACCGTCGAGGCCGACAAGGCCGACCAGACCTTTGCCGAGCAGGACGACAAGCGCTACTCCGAGCTTGCCAGACAGGGCTTCGGCACCATCCAGAATGCCCAACAGGCAGCCTCGCGCATTACAGCCGCCCGTGCCGCGGTCACGCGTGACACGGCGGCACTTGCCAATGAGACCAAGCAACTCGACGTGATCAAGGCCGAGGTCGCGCAGGCGAAGGCCGCACTCGACAGCGCCAAGGCGACGCGGAGCCAGGCCCGCCTGAACCTATCCTACACCGCCCTTTCCGCCCCCATCGACGGCGTGATCGGCAATCGCACCCTGCGGGTGGGCCAATATGTGCAGGCCGGCACGCAGCTGATGGCGGTCGTTCCGACGGAAGCGGCGTACATCGTCGCCAACTACAAGGAAACCCAACTCACCGACGTCCATCCCGGCCAGGCGGTGACGATCGAAGTGGACACTTTCCCCGGACAGGTCTTCGAGGGTCACGTCGACAGCATCTCGCCGGCGAGCGGGCAGGAATTTGCACTGCTGCCGCCCGACAATGCGACGGGCAACTTCACGAAGGTGGTGCAGCGCATCCCGGTCAAGATCGTCCTTGACCACGGCGGCCCGCGATCGGTGACCTTGCGCCCAGGCATGTCGGTCTATCCGACGATCGATATCAAGCAGACCGCCACCGAGGTCGCATCGACAACGCCAGGCACCTATTGA
- a CDS encoding MDR family MFS transporter, producing MSTIAHTASPGILPVADARSEKANTTAWIAVLAGLIGAFMAILNIQITNASLLNIEGGIGTGVDNGAWISTSYLIGEIVVIPLTDYLSRVFSFRRYILANAVLFPIFSAACAFAHDLGSMIVLRGLQGFAGGVLIPMAFTMVLTRLPKAQQPLGLALFALSVTFAPAIGPTIGGYLTENYGWQSIFFVNTPPSIVMVVALYLTLEKKPMNLPLLRQGDWAGIVTMAIGLATLQTVLEEGNKDDWFQSPFIVKLALIAALFLAAFVVIEFKVERPLVQLRLLKQRNFGVGVLVNVLVGVALFGTVYILPQYLGQVQRYNAEQIGFVLAWTGLPQLLIIPLVPALMKRFDARYIGFVGISIFAASCFMNTTLSLDSAGDQLFLPNIVRAIGQALVLTPITVITTAGIAPSEAAAASGLSNMLRNLGGAVGTAMLATVLTKREQFHSNIIGQNVTLYRDEVRDRIGDLTQHFMAHGVSDAAVAQHKAIAAIGATVHRQALILGFSDTFAVIGTVLALAAIALLLTRKIRLGGAGAGGAH from the coding sequence ATGTCCACCATTGCACACACGGCGTCTCCCGGCATACTGCCGGTTGCGGATGCCCGGTCCGAAAAAGCAAACACGACGGCCTGGATCGCAGTGCTTGCGGGGTTGATCGGCGCGTTCATGGCGATCCTGAACATCCAGATCACCAACGCCTCGCTGCTGAATATCGAAGGCGGCATCGGCACCGGTGTCGACAACGGTGCCTGGATATCGACCTCCTATCTCATCGGCGAGATCGTGGTGATCCCGCTTACCGACTATCTGAGCCGCGTGTTTTCGTTCCGACGCTACATCCTGGCGAATGCCGTACTGTTCCCCATCTTTTCCGCGGCTTGCGCCTTCGCCCATGACCTCGGCTCGATGATCGTGCTGCGCGGCCTGCAGGGCTTTGCCGGCGGCGTGCTCATCCCCATGGCCTTCACCATGGTGCTGACCCGGCTACCGAAGGCGCAGCAACCGTTGGGCCTGGCGCTGTTTGCGCTGTCCGTCACGTTTGCGCCGGCGATCGGTCCCACCATCGGCGGCTATCTGACCGAGAACTACGGCTGGCAGTCGATCTTCTTCGTCAACACGCCGCCGAGCATCGTCATGGTGGTTGCGCTCTACCTCACGCTCGAAAAGAAACCCATGAACCTGCCGCTGCTGCGGCAGGGCGACTGGGCCGGCATCGTCACCATGGCGATCGGCCTTGCGACACTGCAGACCGTGCTCGAGGAAGGCAACAAGGACGACTGGTTTCAGTCGCCGTTCATTGTCAAGCTCGCCCTGATCGCAGCCCTGTTTCTGGCCGCCTTCGTCGTCATCGAGTTCAAGGTCGAAAGGCCGCTGGTCCAGCTGCGCCTGCTGAAACAGCGCAACTTCGGCGTCGGCGTTCTCGTCAATGTTCTGGTCGGCGTGGCGCTGTTCGGCACCGTCTACATCCTGCCGCAGTATCTGGGTCAGGTTCAGCGTTACAATGCCGAGCAGATCGGTTTCGTACTGGCCTGGACCGGCTTGCCGCAGCTACTCATCATTCCGCTCGTGCCGGCGCTGATGAAGCGCTTCGACGCCCGCTACATCGGCTTCGTCGGCATCAGCATCTTTGCGGCCAGCTGTTTCATGAACACGACCCTGTCACTCGACAGCGCCGGCGATCAGCTCTTCCTGCCCAATATCGTGCGCGCCATCGGCCAGGCGCTGGTGCTGACGCCGATCACAGTGATCACGACCGCCGGCATTGCGCCGAGCGAAGCAGCCGCGGCCTCCGGCCTGTCGAACATGCTGCGCAACCTCGGCGGCGCGGTCGGCACGGCGATGCTCGCGACGGTGCTGACCAAGCGGGAACAGTTTCACTCCAACATCATCGGCCAGAACGTGACGCTCTACCGCGACGAGGTGCGCGACAGGATCGGTGATCTGACACAGCATTTCATGGCGCATGGCGTGTCCGATGCCGCCGTTGCGCAACACAAGGCGATCGCAGCAATCGGCGCGACGGTCCACCGTCAGGCCCTGATACTGGGGTTCAGCGATACCTTCGCGGTCATCGGCACCGTGTTGGCACTCGCCGCCATCGCCCTGCTCCTTACCCGGAAGATCCGGCTTGGCGGCGCCGGTGCAGGGGGCGCCCATTGA